In Flavobacterium hankyongi, the genomic window ATAATTGAAGGCAAGAAAAAAGCTTCTTCAGCAGAAGATTTAATGCGTTCACGCTATAGTGCATTTGCAACTGGTGCAGCTGATTATTTGGTTAAAACTACTCATATTTCGACTCGGAAATTCCATAAAAAAGATGACATTTTAAACTGGTCAAAAAGTAACCAATGGATTCGTTTGGAGGTTTTAGAAGCTACAGAAACCACAGTTACTTTTAAAGCCTATTACTTAGACGAAAGACTAAAAGCGCAAATTCATTACGAAAAATCAACTTTTGCTTTAGAAAACGGAATTTGGTTTTATGTAGATGGCGAGTTTAATTAGCATTAAAAAATCTTGATAAAT contains:
- a CDS encoding YchJ family protein, whose amino-acid sequence is MSSNCYCGKTLSFEDCCKPIIEGKKKASSAEDLMRSRYSAFATGAADYLVKTTHISTRKFHKKDDILNWSKSNQWIRLEVLEATETTVTFKAYYLDERLKAQIHYEKSTFALENGIWFYVDGEFN